The region ggacagtggggacaggggacagtggggacagtggggacagtggggacaggggacagtggggacaggggacagtggGAACAGGGGACAGTGGGAACAGTGgggacagtggggacagtgGACAGTGGGAACagtggggacaggggacagtgggaacagtggggacagtggggacaggggacaggggacagtggggacaggggacagtggggacagggggcagtggggacagtggggacaggggacagtggGAACAGGGGGCAGTGGGAACagtggggacaggggacagtggggacagggggcagtggggacagtggggacaggggacagtggggacagtggggacagtggggacaggggacagtggggacaggggacaggggacagtggggacaggggacagtggggacagggggcagtggggacagtggggacaggggacagtggggacagtgGGGACAGGGGGCAGTGGGAACAGCGCTATCAGGCAGCCTCTGAGCTTCACTGCCGGCAGTGAACGTGAATTCCTTGGAGGGGAAATGTGTTATGTGAGGGATACCTGAATTACAGGTGAGAAATGCCCAGAATAAAGCGCAGTCCTTTGTTGTGACATGTTTCATGTTTGCGTAATGTCAGCGTAGTGATGTAGGTGGAAGTTCCTGACAGATCTGTTACTTCAGTGCCAAAAGTTCACTTCCTGTTGCTGCTGGATTTATCCGCCGGAACAAGTGTTGGATATTTATTGAATGATATAGTACGCACACTAACCAGTAATATTAATGCGTTTTAGATCACAGCTCAGAAATCAAATACTGGTCATTTGAAAGTACTGTATGTGAAATACCTCGTTGACGTACAAATACTTTACAGATCTATTTACAAGTACATTCCTGAATCCAAATACTTTGTTTGAAAATCATTTGTGCCGAATGAATTGCatgaatgtattaaaaatgcCCAAATCATGTATTTACCGGGGCCGTGCTCCACAGACCTCTGTGCCTTGTGTGCAAAGTTTTAAATGGagtgaaaaaacacaaagacgGCCAATTTCCCCTAATATCTCACCGCTGATTGGGTCAGTAATTCAGTCTGCAGTCATGTTTTACCCAGGCCTTCCTCTGTGAGGTGTGGTATCAGACATGTCTTTATTgtcatggagagagagagagcaaagcagAATGGAGCCAGCGCAAAGATTAATGGGAGTTGGACTGTATCTTTAGAAGCTGTAACAGACTATATAAATAGTGGTTTTATATCGCTCTGTGAGATACACTTTATGTATGAGTGAACAAATTTGCATTCACTGCTCACTTGTTTGTagaaaaaatcattaaatttgttaaaaaaacaaaacaaattacaccTTGTATTTCAACATGTTCATGTTAGTACTCGTGAGTAAATAAGGCAGTTGCTAGATGTCGAtttccctttttatttaataaagccACGTTTGTATAcattaccaaaaaaagaaaaccacattACTGCAGCAACATTCTTTATGTCCAAACCCCTGGGGTGTCCCTCAGCGTAtgactcttcctcctcttcctcccaatttcattcataaaatcaTTTCAGCAACGAAACTCGCCAACCTTTTCCACAGAAAACCACAGAATTTTGACTTctattattgtgttattatgtGAATTTGTCTTACTGCTTGCTTATGtgattttgaatttatttttacaagaaaggacaaaatattttattcaatgtttttttttagtagtaTTCAATAGTTAGGATGGTGAGGCAGAGTTGTGTTTGTAGCTCAATGAATTTTGGGCAGTAAGTCAGACTGCCTTTGATGTAGTTGGGCAGGTACTTTAACATTTCTAAGgggaaacaaatacatttttgttcatgtgGTGAAATGAGTGTTTCCAGAGTTCGTTGTTTTACCTGTCAGACGTCACGCGTGTGATTCCTCAGGCAGAAGCAGAGCTGAATATTCCATTTTTCAGTTGGAACTCGTTTCACAATGTGATGCAAACAGAGGCGCCGCCCAGTTCCTGTGGCTTTACTAGAAAAGCAGAAGTGGAAACACGAACAGTTTAATAGTTTTCGTAGTTTTTTCTTCACCTTCCTCGCAGCCATGTTATGCAATGTGCATCTAAGGAAGTATTTTGAGGAAACACGGTGAACTCAGTtatgaaacatttcagaaacttcgaaattttttaattgtactCTTTCACCAGTGTCAGTGTCCACTCTCCATTTTGCTGTCATTCACAGCGATTTCAGATTTAGCCATTTTTAGGGGCAAGGCTGAATTGTGCAACGCCAAATTTACAGTGGACACTAAGGCCCAATCACAAGACAGTAAGGCCAAAAATCTAAAAAGTTACAAGAGAGGAGCGTATATATAAGTGCACAACTATTCATACCAAAACCATACCAAGCCATAAAACTGTTACCATACCAAGCCATAAAACTGTTACCATACCATGAAACTGTTACCATACCAAGCCATAAAACAGGTTCAAATCAAGCCATAAAACAAGCTTATGGCAGGTTCATTCATTATGTGGATGAATTTAATATTTCTAgacatatacaaatacatgcTAATATTTACTAATATTTATCCTAATCCTTAAATGCATGAAGTGCTTTTCACCTGCTTACCAGCAGGGGCAGTGTTATGCACTGTTTTCTGGAACAGGTCGGTGATGAAGTCATCAACCTGACCTCACCTGTTCCCCTACCTGGATACGAGTCaccctgcagcagagcagagttaTTTCCTCATACATTCTTTTCTGTAAAAGCCTAAATGTTTTTCAGCTGGGGGAATTACTGCCAGCGTATTGTTTTGGACTTATAAGAAATTACTCCATGAATACACACTTCCTCCattgtatgtacatgcatttgcACAGATgatgtaaatgtataatttctAGACACTCCccaataaaaataaggaaaagcGGAATGCAAATGAGGAGCTGCATCTGTAATATGTCCCTGGATGTGAGAGAACCCTATAAAATGGGTACCTGTGGGGTTTGGAGAGCAAGTCTCAGGACTGGAAGATTCACCTGCTGTCTGCTCTTCAGAAGAAAGCCTGTGAGTAGTCTCTGCGCTGTACACGCAACAGCTAGATattaaaatgtgccatttttcaCTGTCTGTtgaatacagtacataattTTGGGCTGTTTCTGAGAGATGTGCATTCCGTAGTTTGTTTAATCTGGAGTGAGATGCGGAGGTAACTGGTGGGATTATATTAAGATGTGTTCAGAGTGGACGTGTGGGATTATATTGAGACGTGTTCAGAGTGGACGTGTGGGATTATATTGAGATGTGTTCAGAGTGGACGTGTGGGATTATATTGAGACGTGTTCAGAGTGGATGTGTGGGATTATATTAAGACGTGTTCAGAGTGGACGTGTGGGATTATATTGAGACATGTTCAGAGTGGACGTGTGGGATTATATTGAGATGTGTTCAGAGTGGATGTGTGGGATTATATTGAGACGTGTTCAGAGTGGACGTGTGGGATTATATTGAGATGTGTTCAGAGTGGACGTGTGGGATTATATTGAGACGTGTTTAGAGTGGACGTGTGGGATTATATTGAGATGTGTTCAGAGTGGATGTGTGGGATTATATTGAGATGTGTTCAGAGTGGACGTGTGGGATTATATTGAGATGTGTTCAGAGTGGACGTGTGGGATTATATTGAGATGTGTTCAGAGTGGACGTGTGGGATTATATTGAGATGTGTTCAGAGTGGACGTGTGCTGCTCTTCCTGGGATAATGGTGTTTGACCGGAGCGCCTCTCTGTCCAACAGGAGCATGAACGCGTCCgtttctcttctctgtctctgcttcctcGCCCTCCTCCCTGCTGAGGCTAAACCGTTCCATCGAGTCCAGCTTCAGGGCTGCGCCGCCAACGTTCGCCTGCACGAGCTCAGCAAGCACCTGACTGCCATACTGCAGCACATTGTGAGTACAGGGGTCTGGCCCTCAGCCCCACAGACTGAGTACAGGGGTCTGGCCCTCAGCCCCACAGACTGAGTACAGGGGTCTGCCAGTCTTCCCCACAGACTGAGTACAGGGGTCTGCCAGTCTTCCCCACAGACTGAGTACAGGGGTCTGGCCCTCAGCCCCACAGACTGAGTACAGGGGTCTGGCCCTCAGCCCCACAGACTGAGTACAGGGGTCTGGCCCTCAGCCCCACAGACTGAGTACAGGGGTCTGGCCCTCAGCCCCACAGACTGAGTACAGGGGTCTGGCCCTCAGCCCCACAGACTGAGTACAGGGGTCTGGCCCTCAGCCCCACAGACTGAGTACAGGGGTCTGGCCCTCAGCCCCACAGACTGAGTACAGGGGTCTGCCAGTCTTCCCCACAGACTGAGTACAGGGGTCTGGCCCTCAGCCCCACAGACTGAGTACAGGGGTCTGGCCCTCAGCCCCACAGACTGAGTACAGGGGTCTGGCCCTCAGCCCCACAGACTGAGTACAGGGGTCTGGCCCTCAGCCCCACAGACTGAGTACAGGGGTCTGGCCCTCAGCCCCACAGACTGAGTACAGGGGTCTGCCAGTCTTCCCCACAGACTGAGTACAGGGGTCTGGCCCTCAGCCCCACAGACTGAGTACAGGGGTCTGGCCCTCAGCCCCACAGACTGAGTACAGGGGTCTGGCCCTCAGCCCCACAGACTGAGTACAGGGGTCTGCCAGTCTTCCCCACGGACGTGTTCCTCCTTTATTCACGCTCTGAGTAAATGTTGCAGAAATGCCAGTGGAAGTTTCCATGCTGGCCAGCTCTGGGACTCCTGCGGTGGTTTGACTTTGTTTAAATCTCCTCTCTTTCAGTCCGATGGGGATCCAGACATTGCCATCATTACGAACAGAGTGCTGAACTCTGTCCAGGTACGCgcttcactgacacacacagcttttattAAGTACTGTCCTTCAGAGTCTTTTCGTGTGCAGAGTTATTTAGTTTGGACAAAGCTAACGGACCAGTCAGAATACTGTGTCCTAAAAAGGTCCTGGTTGGAGACGAGTAAAAGGCATCGAAGGACGTTTTCTGAGAAGCTGACAGTGTTGGGCTGTGTCTGCTTTGAGCTTCACGTTCATTAGCAGTTCCTGGTTTGCAGTTCTGTGAACTCAATATTTCAGCATAACGGCTACGTAGCTCTTTGTCTCGAGTACGGACTCGGGTGGTGGTGTGGAGTGTCAGGTTTTATGGAGAGGTACCAGAAGGTTCTGGTAGCATCTGTGATTTACTGGGCCACAGCCAGGTCGTGTAGAAGCAGACCTGCTCCTctttctgtgtgacatcactgatgaCACCACGGCTGAGACTGTGTGCTCCTCGCAGCCTGTGGACAGGTGCTGCTTCCTGAAGGAGCTGATGGATTTCTACCTGCATGCGGTGTTCTCCCGCTGGAATGGCGTGCTTCCTCTGCTGGTCCAGAAACACGCCAGCCCCCTGGCCAACAGCTTCTTCACCATCAGCCAAGACCTGCAGGCCTGTGTGAGTACGGTGGCCCGGACTGGACAAACAGGGCTCCACACTTCCACTGTTAGATGCACTTTGTCTTCAGCTTTTAGAGTTTATTTTATGAGAATACGGAAAGACGACCTCTGATACGCTGAAGAGCGAAAGCAGCTGGTTAGACTCAGAATTCAGCCGTCTGTGTGATTCAtgaacacagagcagctccCTAACCTGTGCAGAATTCAGCCAGCTGTGCGATTCATAAACACAGGAGCAGCTTCCTAGCCTGTGCTGTCTGGAGGCATGGTGTAACAGACACAGTATCTGTCAAGTTTTATGAATCTGTTTTAGGATAGCATTTATGATATTTTGATAGAACACTGTTGACTGGtgaagggaggggtggggggcggggtttgaaaGATGTTAGTGTTTTAATGGATGTGTGcttgtcctgctcccccctacccccaaactctggaacaGGGATGTGAATGCGGAGGGGACGCTCTTCTGAAAATACAGAGCATCCGGAGAACGTTTGAAAAGGTGCGTCAGGTGTGGGCTGGGGTTGAGCGGTCGGCAGGTGTTGCCACAGTAACGCTGGCAGGTGTTGCCGCAGTAACGCTGGCAGGTGTTGCCGCAGTAACGCTGGCAGGTGTTGCCGCAGTAACGCTGGCAGGTGTTGCCGCAGTAACGCTGGCAGGTATTGCCGCAGTAACGCTGGCAGGTGTTGCCGCAGTAACGCTGGCAGGTGTTGCCGCAGTAACGCTGGCAGGTGTTGCCGCAGTAACGCTGGTGTGCAGCTCAGTCTGCAGTTCCTCCCCGCTGTGGAacgaaccctaaccctgacctaCGCCTCGTCTCTTTACAGATGGAGCAGGGCGCGGGGGTGGAGAAGGCCCTGTGTGACCTGGAGATCCTTCTGTCCTGGATGGAGCACCAGCTGTAGCTGGCCTGCAGGCCTCTGTTGTTTACTTTAGTATCAGGCCTGTTATTGGTCAGTTTATTTATgtgctatatttatttatgcattgcagatatttattAATAAGTATTTCATTTTAGCCCTCTGGAAAAATGCTGTTTCTACtagatatttatttagcatttttctgaAGTAGGCACAATGTGCCACAGGACAGTTACAGCTGGGTACAGCTGCAGTCATGCAGTCATGCAGTCATGGCCCTGAAGATTCGCATCTCACTGCCCTGCACTGGGTACAGCTGCAGTCATGGCCCTGAAGATTAGAATCTCACTGCCCTGCACTGGGTACAGCTGCAGTCATGGCCATGAAGATCAGTTTTAAGCGTGTTGTCACCAATGCTGCTGTCTTACTGTTTAAGAAACACTAATGAATAAAAACCTTGAATTGCATTTCCACAAGTGTGTTTTAGCGTTGTTCAGTAATgttgcatgctcacacacacacacacctatgcatgcatgaatatcCTTCATAAAACAGggtacatgtgtatgtacattCTAAATACGCACAATATGCATTCATTATCTGCTGGGTAATTTCCAAATTAAAGTCCCAAATTTGTCCAACTGGTTTTGTGCCCATCAATGAAGTAATGCTCCTTTAGTGCTCACTACTGTCCTCTAGAGGAGCTAAGCCCCAGCACTAATCACTGTGGAATGAATGAGTCCATACTTTTTCTGCACCTTCTCTTTGGCCAAAGTGGATGAATGAACATGCAAACTGAACTGCCTGGGCTGTTGAGTGGCTCATCTTGCTAAGGATCTGTTcaagtgtgtggatgggccccacagtctggtatctgttaaggctctgttccagtgtatggatgggcccGACAGTCTGGTATccgttaaggctctgttccagtgtgtggatgagccccatggtctggtatctgttaaggttctgttccagtgtgtggatgggccccacagtctggtatctgttaaggctctgttccagtgtgtggatgggccccgtggtctggtatctgttaaggctctgatccagtgtgtggatgagccccatggtctggtatctgttaaggctctgttccagtatgtggatgggccccacagtctggtatctgttaaggttctgttccagtgtgtggatgggctccatggtctggtatctgttcaggctctgttccagtgtgtggatgggccccatggtctggtatctgttaaggttctgttccagtgtgtggatgggccccatggtctggtatctgtcaaggctctgttccagtgtgtggatgggccccgtggtctggtatctgttaaggctctgatccagtgtgtggatgggcctcatggtctggcatttgttaaggctctgttccagtgtgtggatgagccccatggtctggtatctgttaaggctctgtttcagtgtgtggatggcccccatggtctggtatctgttaaggctccgttccagtgtgtggatggagtATCTgcagtgtttgagtgtttgctATGTCTTCAGCAGGGCTGTCAAAGccagttcctgcagatctaccgtcctgtaggctttcactgcCCTCCTGTGGCCATTCAGAGAATagcacacagcccacacacttTGTGTTCCTTATAAATATCCAAAGATTATACTTTGTTCATTCTTATAAATACAGATATCTTTTATATTACACTGTCAACCATGCAAAGGACTAACTGTTTACTTATAGTATAAGTATAAAAGGTGGTGCGATACCTAGTGTCTACATTTCATGtgtaaaacagaacaaagagctgatgaaattaaaacatacaaaatacgCTTCTTAGAttttaaatacatgcacacagaaaacagaacaaagtaGAAATCAGatgaaactgtttttatttatttgacattttaattcttaGCTTccacaattaaaatataattttcccatcaaaaaataaatagctataAGATAGGATCTAAAAAATCCTAAACACAGAAGCAACACAGTTAATAAATTAAGACATCTGTTACATgcatttctttgtatttaaatttttttcccttcctttgGAAGAATTCATGTGCAGCTGACACAAcctacccacccccctcctcaatacccccccccccccccccccgcccccctttgtTAACCAGGTGAGACTCCTTGCACCGGAGccataaaaaccataaaataaatagtcTATTGGcaacaaaactgttttaaaatatattaccatattattaaatacaacttaattaaatattaattaattaaatacgtCGCTGTGCCATGACAGtgtatgaatgttttttgttttttaaatgctctgCTTCTGCACAGGTCCGCGGTGCAGTGATTGGATTGGGTCTGATGGGACGGTCATGGCCTTCTTAGCTGCGGATTGGCTGAGGACATTCCCTCACTCTGCTCTGTCAGGAATGGTGCCTGAGATGGTGGAACCCATCCAGCCAATCCAGGAGAGAGTCCAGCTCCCCCATGGCCTTCACCGCGCCCTCCTTCTGGTTCAGCTGCAGAGCATCATGGGTAAATATGTTACAACCACGCATATAAAATCTGGAGTAAGCATTGCCAAATCCTTcaggaagcccctccccctttataGTCAGGTGACTTACCTTATCAAAGCTGGCCTGAATATCTGCAAATTTGTGGCTGGTGTGTTCGTGGCAGTGACACTGCATGTGAGCATGCTGAAGAAACAGAAGAGTAAACCGTCAGTCAAAGCACACTCGTACACACTGATACTCGCTGATACTGATACTCACTGATACTGATACACACTGATACTGATACTCACTGATACTGATACACACTGATACTGATACTCACTGATACTGATACACACTGATACTGATACTCAGGTGGTGGTGTGCTACACTAACACGGTGAAAAAGCCTCTCTTTCTGAGCGTGCTCTCAGGCGTGTTGGGGTGCGTGAGGTGcggtgtgtgttgtgcaggctACACTAACGCGGTGCAAAAGCCTCTCTTCCTGAGCGTGCTCTCAGGCGTGTTGGGGTGCGTGAGGtacagtgtgtggtgtgcaggCTAAGCTAACGCGTTGGGAAAGCCTCTCTTTCTGAGCGTGCTCTCAGGCGTGTTGGGGTGCGTGAGGtacagtgtgtggtgtgcaggCTAAGCTAACGCGGTGGGAACGCCTCTCTTCCTGAGCGTGCTCTCAGGCGTGTTGGGGTGCGTGAGGtacagtgtgtggtgtgcaggCTAAGCTAACGCGGTGGGAACGCCTCTCTTTCTGAGCGTGCTCTCAGGCGTGTTGGGGTGCGTGAGGTgcggtgtgtggtgtgcagGCTAAGCTAACGCGGTGGGAAGGCGTACTCACACATTGGCGCAGGTCCTTCTTGATGCTGAGGAAGGAGTTGGCCAGGTTGCTGGTGCTCCTCCTGACGTGAGACTGCCCAGTGCTGTAGCTGCTGAACACTCTCTCCACGTAGAAACGCAGCAGCATCCTCAGGAAACAGCAGCTCTccgtgggctgggggggggggcagggggggcagggggtgtgaGAAGGGTCTGATTTTTTCTCCTCGTGTCATGCCTGTAGACTTGACTTGGCTTGGCTTGTCCCTCCACCAGTCTATAGTCAGCTGTATGACCGATCACTCCAGTATGATATTAATGAGGGATAATCACTCATGTGTGATATTAATGGGGGATAATCACTCAGGTGTGGAATTAGTGGGGGATAATCACTCAGGTGTGGAATTAATGGGGGATAATCACTCAGGTGTGGTATTAATGGGGGATAGGCCCCTGATTCCCATTCACCGTTAGGATAAAAAACCAAAGCAAGTGTCATAAAATTGTAATCATCTTGAAATTCAATAGAGTGAACAGCACGTTATTAGATAGGTTTTAGCTCTCAAATTTTAGTTTCTATATTAATAGTTAAGAATATACCATCAGTGCATATCAGACAGCATACAACACTATTTGATACACATGAACTTaacccattataccacactggaTTCAGTTCCTGGTGggtttaaaacaattttatgcTTTTAGATTCAACAACTACCTTTTTTAgttcagctacacacacacacacacacacacacacacacacatacctgcacatcTTTCATAGTGTGTGACTTGAGGAGCCTCAGGCCCATATGGCTGTCCTCCGTCAGCTGTAGAAACAGAAGTTACAGCATCACAGGCTGTCCTTAGAGAAGACTGCAGTGTGAGGAACCTG is a window of Anguilla anguilla isolate fAngAng1 chromosome 13, fAngAng1.pri, whole genome shotgun sequence DNA encoding:
- the LOC118211120 gene encoding interleukin-20-like isoform X1; the encoded protein is MCSEWTCAALPGIMVFDRSASLSNRSMNASVSLLCLCFLALLPAEAKPFHRVQLQGCAANVRLHELSKHLTAILQHISDGDPDIAIITNRVLNSVQPVDRCCFLKELMDFYLHAVFSRWNGVLPLLVQKHASPLANSFFTISQDLQACGCECGGDALLKIQSIRRTFEKMEQGAGVEKALCDLEILLSWMEHQL
- the LOC118211120 gene encoding interleukin-20-like isoform X2 — its product is MNASVSLLCLCFLALLPAEAKPFHRVQLQGCAANVRLHELSKHLTAILQHISDGDPDIAIITNRVLNSVQPVDRCCFLKELMDFYLHAVFSRWNGVLPLLVQKHASPLANSFFTISQDLQACGCECGGDALLKIQSIRRTFEKMEQGAGVEKALCDLEILLSWMEHQL
- the LOC118211121 gene encoding interleukin-20-like, translated to MHTMDTRGRRFVSCLLLFALLASCLPFTASRQLHLGQCVINVHTQELKQYFSEIRQSMLTEDSHMGLRLLKSHTMKDVQPTESCCFLRMLLRFYVERVFSSYSTGQSHVRRSTSNLANSFLSIKKDLRQCHAHMQCHCHEHTSHKFADIQASFDKLNQKEGAVKAMGELDSLLDWLDGFHHLRHHS